The Haloarcula sp. H-GB4 genome segment AGACGCTGGCGGCGATGTGTGGACGCGGATAGGTATCGGGTAGCCACGCGTGCAGGCCGATGAAGCCAACGTTGACGCCGATACCGATCGCGGCCAGCGCAGCGGCCAGCCCGGACGTGATTCCAGCCGTTTCCGGACCGCCCGGCACTGACGCAAACAGGAACGTCTCCACCTCGACGTAGTGCCGGAGGATAGCGGCCATCAACAGCGTACCGCCCAGTCCGTGTAGCAGGGCATACCGGAACCCGGCCCGGACCGCCTTGCCGCCGTAGTGCCACACAAGCAGCGTGCTGGTAACGGCCATCAGCTCCCAGAAGAAGATGAGCGTCAGCCAGTCACCGGCGAACACAGCCCCGAAGCTGGTCGCGACGTACGAGAGAGCGTATCCGGTCTGTGTCGTGTCGGCCTCGCTGGCATAGGAATAGAGCACGGCGACCGCGGCGATGAGCCCGAAGATGATACCCATCAGTCGCGAGAACGGGTCGACGTTCAGCAGGACGGCGTCGAACCCGAGGAACTGGGTCTGGAGATGTGCGCCTTCGGGCACCATGACGGCCCACGGCACCGCCAGCGCCGGGACGAGTGCACCGACCGCGTGTCCGGCACGCCGCGGGAGCCGCGAGACGACGATTGCCAGCGCGAGCAGTACGACGACTGGCGGAACCGCTGTAAGCATCGACATTAGGCCATCACCCCCGGCAGATTACTGACGATGGTGTCAACGATTCGCAGGAAGACAGCCGTGTACGGCACTGTTCCCAGCAAAAGCGACAGCGTAGCCGCGGTGAGTATCGGCCCGAGCATGAACCACGTGCTTTCGCCGCCGCGCCAGCCGCGGTCGTCCCAGCCTCCTGCGGGCGGGCCGCCGTGGTGCTCGTGCTCCTCATCGTGTTTCCCGAGGTGGTCGACGTGCTCAGGCTCCGGCACCTCGCCCTCGTCGCTGGCGGCGTGTGTCTCGTCACTGTCACCACCGTCAGCACGCAATTCACTCCGGCCGCCGAATGGCCCCTCGATGAGTGGTTTCTCGTCGTGGCCCTCCGGCGATTCGAAGTACGCCTGGTAGACGATAGGCCAGAAGTACGCAATGTTGAGGACGCCGGAGACTAGCAACGCGGCAGCGAATACGAGCCCGCCGCTTCCGAGGTCCAGCGCGCCGATGACGAGATACCACTTGCTGACAAACCCGGCGACCAGCGGAATCCCGGCCATCCCAGCCGCAGCGACAGCAAAGGCGGCCATCGTTAGCGGCATCCGTTTCCCGATGCCGGCCATGTCGCTGATGTCGTCGGTGTGAGTTTCGACGTGGATTGCACCGGCACAGAAGAACAGGGTGAGTTTCATGAACGCGTGGGCAGGAATGTGGAGCAGGCCGCCGGTTAGAGCGCTCTCCTTGAGCAGTGCTAGCCCGAGCACGATATAGGAGAGTTGGCTTATCGTCGAATACGCCAGCCGCCGCTTGAGGTTGTCCTGTCTGAGCGCGATGACACTCGCGGTCAGCAGGGTGAAGGTCGCAATCGCAGCCAGTGGGAGGGCGACGCCGAGTTGCTCCATCGTCACAGGGCCGTACACGTCGAGGACGACTCTGGCGATGCCGAACACGCCGCTTTTGACGACTGCGACGGCGTGCAGCAGGCCCGACACCGGCGTCGGCGCGACCATGGCATCCGGAAGCCAGGAGTGCATCGGCATCAGCGCGGCCTTGACGCCGAAGCCGGCAGCAAGCAGGGCGAATGCGGCTCGTGCCAGCGTCGGGTCGGCCGTCGCGAGACCTTCGAGCCCGCCGGGAGTAAACGCGGTCGTCCCAGCGAGGACGAACACCAGAACTGTGCCACCTAGCACGGCAACCCCACCGCCGAAGGTGTATGCGAGGTACTTCCGGCCGGCGGCGCGGGCTTCGTCGGTTTCGTCGTGGGTAACGAGCGGGTATGTCGACACTGTCAGCAGTTCGTAGCAGACGAACAGTGTCAGCAGGTTCGACGCAAAGGCGACGCCGATGGCCGACGCGAGACTGGCGGCGAAGGAGGCGAAATACCTCGTCTGTGCGTGTTCGTCCAGCCCGCGCATGTAGCCGATGCTGTAGAAACTAGTGACGATCCACAGCAGGCTTGCAAGCAGGCCAAATAGGAGTCCCAGCGGGTCGACACGGAACGCTAGTTCGATCCCGGTTGCCAACTGGCCGAACGAGAAGACGTACCGCGTCCCCGAGAGGACGCCGGGGACCATGCTCGCGACGATAGCGAACTTCGCGACTGCCACCGTGATGGTCACTCCTTCCCGCACGTTCGGACGGCGTTTGAGCGAGAGAATCACGGGGATGGCCACCGCGGAGACGAGGATTGCAAACAGCGGTCGAAGTGATGTGATATCAGTCATTGGTTTAGCAGGGGTGGAAGCGTCTCTCGAAGCACCTGTTCAAGCATCGGGACGGCTGCGGTCAGCGCGACCGCGAGTGCGGCCGCGATAACGACGACAGCGATCATCCCGAACGAGATCGCCTGTCCGCTCCCGTCTGTCACGGGAGCCTCGTCATGCTCCGTGTGGATGGTTGCCTCGGCGAAGTATAGCCGCTCGACGAGGCGGGCGAAGTACGCAAGGGTCAGCAGGGTACTCGCGAGCAACACAGCCACGACGGGCCAGTTCTCGGCATTGACCGCGCCGAGGACGATGTACCACTTGCCGACGAAGCCGACCGCCGGTGGAACACCGACCATCGCCAGCGAGAGCACGGCAAAGGCAAACGCCGAGATCGGGACGCGGCTCCCCATCCCAGCGTAGCCGCTCACAGTTGTTGCACCCGTCTTGCGCTCGATAACGCCCGTCGCAGCGAATAGCCCGCCCTTCATCACTGCGTGGCCAAGCAGGTGGACGGTCGCGCCGATGACGGCCAGCGGGGTTGCAATGGCGAATCCGGCGATGACGAGGCCGAACTGTGACACTGAGGAGTAGGCTAGCATCCGCTGGACGCTGTCCTGTGAGACGGCGAGCGCACTTCCCGCGATGATACTCACGCACGCCAGACCGACCAGCGCCCAGCGCGCGACAGGTACTGCTGTCAGGAACTCCACGGTGAACACAGAAAACAGCAGGCGGGCGAGCGCGTACGCCGAAACCGTCGAGACAAGCGCTGAAATGAACGCGCTCACCGTATCCGGGGCGTTCGCGTAGGCGTCGGGCTGCCAGGTGTGCAAGGGGAACAGAGCGACTTTCACCGTCAGCCCGCCGACCATCAGGC includes the following:
- a CDS encoding monovalent cation/H+ antiporter subunit D family protein, with translation MIEHLPVLLVVLPIIGGAIPLAASLVSDRAGWPVATVTLIGQAGLAGLLAWTVGTNGTVSYAVGGFAAPYGIELVVDGLSGAVALLVAVVSLGVLAYSRQAGPHSGPFYGLYLLLVAGLTGMTITGDVFNLYVFLEITGLAAYGLVASGRDASAAVAALKYLIIGTVGASLYLLGIGYLLAATGTLNMADLATKLGEMAAYDSTLVLTAFGLMVGGLTVKVALFPLHTWQPDAYANAPDTVSAFISALVSTVSAYALARLLFSVFTVEFLTAVPVARWALVGLACVSIIAGSALAVSQDSVQRMLAYSSVSQFGLVIAGFAIATPLAVIGATVHLLGHAVMKGGLFAATGVIERKTGATTVSGYAGMGSRVPISAFAFAVLSLAMVGVPPAVGFVGKWYIVLGAVNAENWPVVAVLLASTLLTLAYFARLVERLYFAEATIHTEHDEAPVTDGSGQAISFGMIAVVVIAAALAVALTAAVPMLEQVLRETLPPLLNQ
- a CDS encoding cation:proton antiporter yields the protein MTDITSLRPLFAILVSAVAIPVILSLKRRPNVREGVTITVAVAKFAIVASMVPGVLSGTRYVFSFGQLATGIELAFRVDPLGLLFGLLASLLWIVTSFYSIGYMRGLDEHAQTRYFASFAASLASAIGVAFASNLLTLFVCYELLTVSTYPLVTHDETDEARAAGRKYLAYTFGGGVAVLGGTVLVFVLAGTTAFTPGGLEGLATADPTLARAAFALLAAGFGVKAALMPMHSWLPDAMVAPTPVSGLLHAVAVVKSGVFGIARVVLDVYGPVTMEQLGVALPLAAIATFTLLTASVIALRQDNLKRRLAYSTISQLSYIVLGLALLKESALTGGLLHIPAHAFMKLTLFFCAGAIHVETHTDDISDMAGIGKRMPLTMAAFAVAAAGMAGIPLVAGFVSKWYLVIGALDLGSGGLVFAAALLVSGVLNIAYFWPIVYQAYFESPEGHDEKPLIEGPFGGRSELRADGGDSDETHAASDEGEVPEPEHVDHLGKHDEEHEHHGGPPAGGWDDRGWRGGESTWFMLGPILTAATLSLLLGTVPYTAVFLRIVDTIVSNLPGVMA